A genomic region of Brevibacillus sp. JNUCC-41 contains the following coding sequences:
- a CDS encoding amidohydrolase/deacetylase family metallohydrolase, whose translation MADTLVLKNVKMLEGKAADIILENGMIKEIALPGTATGDKIIDYDQKVFVSSGWIDMHVHAFPEFDPYGDEVDEIGYKTGVTTVIDAGSTGADRISDLVNSCENSKTNVFAFLNISRIGLKRIDELSDISWLDEGELRKAIFKYGDFVVGLKARISKSVVGPNGVEPLKIARKFSAETGLPLMVHIGSGPPDIKDVLELLEEKDIITHFLNGKANNLFDEREEPLPEFSKAIERGVHLDVGHGTASFSFKTAEMAKKRGIRFNTISTDIYRKNRENGPVFNMANVLTKFLYLGYPLNEVIDAVTVNAAAWLHKPELGRISAGDIANLTLFSIKNEPTLLMDSEGEKRMAEKRVVVKGVVINGEFIEC comes from the coding sequence ATGGCAGATACGTTAGTTCTGAAGAATGTAAAGATGTTAGAGGGAAAAGCAGCGGATATCATACTGGAAAATGGGATGATTAAAGAAATCGCACTTCCCGGAACTGCAACAGGGGATAAGATAATAGATTATGATCAAAAAGTTTTTGTTTCCAGCGGATGGATTGATATGCATGTACATGCTTTCCCGGAATTCGATCCTTATGGTGATGAGGTTGATGAGATTGGATATAAAACGGGAGTAACAACGGTCATTGATGCGGGAAGCACGGGGGCAGACAGGATATCTGATCTCGTTAACAGCTGTGAAAATTCCAAAACGAATGTTTTCGCCTTTCTGAATATTTCGCGGATTGGCTTGAAAAGGATTGATGAGTTATCGGATATTTCATGGCTGGACGAAGGGGAATTAAGGAAGGCAATTTTCAAGTACGGGGATTTTGTCGTTGGACTTAAGGCGAGAATAAGTAAAAGCGTGGTTGGTCCAAATGGTGTCGAGCCATTAAAAATCGCTAGGAAGTTCTCGGCTGAAACTGGTTTACCATTAATGGTCCATATCGGTTCAGGGCCGCCTGATATTAAAGATGTCCTTGAATTACTTGAGGAAAAGGACATTATTACACATTTCTTAAATGGTAAAGCGAATAATTTATTTGATGAAAGAGAAGAGCCGCTTCCTGAGTTCAGTAAGGCGATTGAACGTGGTGTCCATTTGGATGTAGGTCATGGAACGGCAAGCTTTTCATTTAAAACTGCAGAAATGGCGAAAAAGCGGGGAATACGCTTCAATACGATCAGTACGGATATATATCGGAAAAACAGAGAGAATGGGCCAGTTTTTAATATGGCTAATGTGCTTACAAAATTTTTGTATCTGGGTTATCCATTAAACGAAGTAATAGATGCCGTTACGGTCAATGCAGCAGCTTGGTTGCATAAACCCGAGCTTGGCAGGATTTCAGCTGGGGATATTGCGAACTTGACCTTATTCTCGATCAAGAATGAGCCGACCCTTTTAATGGATTCCGAAGGAGAAAAAAGGATGGCAGAAAAAAGGGTTGTCGTAAAAGGAGTGGTTATAAATGGAGAATTCATTGAATGCTAA
- a CDS encoding DgaE family pyridoxal phosphate-dependent ammonia lyase, translating to MENSLNAKYGLKRVINASGRMSILGVSAPTDTVMDAMKKGGQNYVEISDLVDKSGQHIAKLLHSEAAVVVNSASSGIALSVAAIVTEGNRRKSERLHQDLIQKNEIIMLKGHNVQYGAPVETMIYLGGGKLVEVGYANEGKAEHIADAINENTSAILYVKSHHAVQKNMISVEEAWEVAQTNNIPLIVDAAAEEDLGKYVQFSDLAIYSGSKAIEGPTSGIVAGRKKYIEWVKVQLHCIGRSMKVGKETTFGLLQALDEYFVKTDKSEKEKASLQVLTSLESIEGVKVTIVQDEAGRAIYRARISIDPSITETTAKEVNEQLRNGDIAIYTRDYGIRQGFFDIDPRPLQGDDIHVIEAQLSTILGGKQG from the coding sequence ATGGAGAATTCATTGAATGCTAAATACGGTTTGAAAAGAGTCATAAATGCAAGCGGAAGAATGAGCATATTGGGGGTTTCTGCCCCAACTGACACAGTGATGGACGCGATGAAAAAAGGTGGGCAAAATTATGTTGAAATTTCTGATTTAGTCGATAAGTCAGGCCAGCATATAGCGAAATTGCTTCATTCTGAAGCAGCTGTCGTCGTTAATTCAGCTTCAAGTGGGATTGCGCTTTCGGTAGCGGCGATCGTTACGGAAGGAAATAGAAGGAAAAGCGAAAGGCTTCATCAAGATCTCATTCAAAAGAATGAAATCATCATGCTGAAAGGCCATAACGTTCAGTATGGTGCACCGGTTGAAACCATGATTTACCTTGGTGGCGGAAAATTGGTTGAAGTTGGGTATGCAAACGAAGGGAAGGCAGAACATATTGCGGATGCCATAAATGAAAATACTTCTGCCATTTTATACGTGAAATCGCATCATGCTGTTCAGAAAAATATGATATCGGTCGAAGAAGCATGGGAAGTGGCCCAAACGAATAATATCCCTCTGATTGTCGATGCAGCTGCGGAGGAGGATTTGGGGAAATATGTACAATTCTCCGACTTGGCCATTTATAGTGGATCAAAAGCCATTGAAGGACCCACATCCGGTATCGTTGCTGGCAGAAAAAAATATATTGAATGGGTAAAGGTTCAATTGCATTGTATCGGAAGGAGCATGAAGGTTGGAAAGGAAACTACCTTTGGGCTGCTTCAGGCATTGGATGAGTATTTCGTCAAGACAGATAAAAGCGAAAAAGAAAAAGCTAGTTTACAAGTTCTCACATCACTTGAATCCATTGAGGGCGTAAAAGTAACGATAGTTCAGGATGAAGCCGGCCGTGCCATATATAGAGCACGTATTTCCATTGATCCTTCAATAACGGAAACGACGGCGAAGGAAGTGAACGAGCAGCTCAGAAATGGGGATATCGCCATTTACACACGCGATTATGGGATACGGCAAGGCTTTTTCGATATAGATCCGCGTCCATTACAAGGTGATGATATACATGTCATCGAGGCACAATTAAGCACCATATTAGGAGGAAAACAGGGATGA
- the dagF gene encoding 2-dehydro-3-deoxy-phosphogluconate aldolase, producing MTNIKKRLLNDRVALNVLANSVENAVEVFEAAEGHVLVGVLSKDYPTVEAGVTAMKEYGEAIDEAVSIGLGAGDNRQAAVVAEIAKHYPGSHINQVFPAVGATRANLGDNDSWINSLVSPTGKAGYVNISTGPVSAGASETAIVPIKAAIALVRDMGGNALKYFPMKGLKHEDEYRAVAKACGEEGFALEPTGGIDLNNFETILEIALEAKVPKVIPHVYSSIIDEETGKTNGEDVRKLLAITKKLVEKYA from the coding sequence ATGACAAACATTAAAAAACGGTTATTGAATGATCGTGTAGCCTTAAATGTACTTGCAAATAGTGTAGAAAATGCAGTGGAAGTCTTTGAAGCGGCGGAAGGCCATGTATTGGTTGGTGTACTCTCAAAGGATTATCCAACAGTGGAAGCTGGTGTTACAGCAATGAAAGAATACGGGGAAGCCATTGATGAAGCCGTTTCAATAGGATTGGGTGCGGGCGATAATAGACAGGCAGCGGTTGTCGCAGAAATAGCAAAACACTATCCAGGCAGTCATATTAACCAGGTTTTTCCTGCTGTTGGTGCTACGAGGGCCAATTTAGGCGATAATGACAGCTGGATAAATTCACTTGTTTCTCCAACTGGGAAAGCGGGTTATGTGAATATCTCCACTGGTCCAGTAAGTGCTGGTGCAAGTGAAACTGCCATTGTGCCTATCAAAGCTGCCATTGCGCTGGTTCGCGATATGGGGGGGAATGCTCTGAAATACTTCCCGATGAAAGGCCTGAAGCATGAAGATGAATATCGTGCTGTCGCAAAGGCTTGTGGTGAAGAAGGATTTGCTTTGGAACCAACAGGTGGAATCGATTTAAATAATTTCGAGACTATACTAGAGATCGCATTAGAAGCAAAAGTGCCTAAAGTCATTCCCCATGTATATTCTTCCATCATCGATGAAGAGACTGGAAAAACGAATGGGGAGGATGTACGGAAATTATTGGCCATAACTAAAAAATTGGTTGAAAAATATGCCTAA
- a CDS encoding sugar kinase, which translates to MPKRIVAFGEVMMRLQVPGHELLSQANTLQYSFSGTGVNVASAMAKLGHEGFLVTKLPDNPLGDSAISSLQRLGIGRNFISRGGKYLGMYFLENGFGQRASRVTYSNRLESSFNKASLSDYDMDMISESTDIIHFCGITLAMAENVRESMKVLARKVKEKGGTVCFDCNYRPSLWEGGYADAKPHYEEMLTLADIVMMNEKDALYILGMKSEGSTREEQLNELIPEVAKKFNIQSIAGTHRSINSDNSHTLRGYIYKEETFYFSDILSFSVYDRIGSGDAYTSGILHGELRGYSPEKTVRFAAVSGMLACTVVGDTPLATEKEILSAMEGKMEDIKR; encoded by the coding sequence ATGCCTAAAAGGATTGTGGCATTCGGGGAAGTAATGATGCGTTTACAGGTACCAGGGCATGAATTGCTATCACAGGCCAACACTCTGCAATACTCCTTTTCAGGCACGGGGGTAAACGTTGCTTCTGCGATGGCAAAGCTCGGTCATGAGGGGTTTCTTGTGACAAAGTTACCGGATAACCCACTTGGGGATTCCGCGATTTCATCTTTGCAGCGCTTAGGAATTGGAAGGAACTTCATCTCTAGAGGTGGCAAGTACTTGGGGATGTACTTTTTGGAAAATGGTTTTGGACAGCGGGCGAGCCGTGTCACATATTCCAATCGACTGGAAAGCAGTTTCAATAAAGCCTCTTTATCCGATTATGACATGGATATGATTTCGGAAAGTACGGATATCATCCATTTTTGCGGAATCACGCTTGCAATGGCGGAAAATGTACGGGAAAGTATGAAGGTGCTGGCTAGAAAAGTCAAAGAAAAAGGCGGTACAGTCTGTTTCGATTGCAACTACCGCCCCTCATTATGGGAGGGAGGTTATGCCGACGCAAAGCCTCATTATGAAGAAATGCTTACTTTGGCTGATATCGTCATGATGAATGAGAAAGACGCCCTATATATTTTAGGAATGAAGTCTGAAGGCTCCACTAGGGAAGAACAGCTAAACGAGTTAATCCCTGAGGTGGCGAAAAAATTCAATATTCAGTCGATAGCAGGGACACACCGTTCAATCAACAGTGATAATAGCCATACATTGAGGGGGTATATATACAAGGAAGAAACATTTTACTTTTCCGATATCCTATCATTTTCCGTATATGATAGAATAGGTTCAGGCGATGCTTACACCAGCGGAATCTTACATGGAGAATTACGAGGATATTCCCCTGAAAAGACAGTTCGGTTTGCGGCTGTTTCAGGAATGCTGGCATGTACTGTCGTTGGAGATACTCCTTTGGCAACCGAAAAGGAGATACTCTCGGCAATGGAAGGTAAAATGGAAGATATTAAGAGATAA
- a CDS encoding GntR family transcriptional regulator, which translates to MNVNRKNGPMYLQIKEILKDRILHGVYAIDTNIPSEPLLEEEFNVSKVTVRNAIKELVQEGYVEKKSGKGTRVIANGSIVKLSKGKRFTELLVEEGHSILKKVLNISHVDLSSVPKLHSLFGDHCISIERIYLLDNEPYIYFTHYVSLDMNEEDMKELQINSLYRFLEDQNVKLETFRDEFAVAIAPDHICETLKIENNSPVLKRIRISSDGDGNVMEYSEGYYNTAKQNYIVTYNEPVQ; encoded by the coding sequence ATGAATGTGAACAGAAAAAATGGGCCGATGTATTTACAGATAAAAGAAATATTAAAGGATCGTATTTTACATGGGGTTTATGCCATCGACACAAACATTCCCTCTGAGCCTCTTTTGGAAGAAGAATTTAACGTAAGTAAGGTCACTGTCCGTAATGCAATCAAAGAACTCGTGCAAGAGGGGTATGTTGAAAAGAAAAGCGGCAAAGGCACTAGGGTCATAGCTAATGGTTCGATTGTCAAACTTTCCAAAGGAAAGCGTTTCACAGAGCTGTTGGTGGAGGAAGGGCACTCCATTTTAAAAAAGGTGTTAAACATAAGTCATGTTGACCTTTCTTCGGTCCCTAAGCTGCATTCTTTATTTGGTGACCATTGCATAAGTATCGAACGGATATATTTATTGGACAATGAACCTTATATTTACTTTACACATTATGTTTCACTCGATATGAACGAAGAAGATATGAAAGAGCTCCAGATCAATTCTTTGTACCGCTTTTTGGAAGATCAAAACGTCAAACTTGAAACATTCAGAGATGAGTTTGCCGTTGCTATCGCTCCGGATCACATTTGCGAAACACTGAAAATCGAAAACAATAGTCCTGTATTAAAAAGGATTCGGATTTCCAGTGATGGGGACGGAAATGTTATGGAATACAGTGAAGGGTATTACAACACGGCTAAACAAAACTACATCGTGACATATAATGAGCCGGTACAATAA
- a CDS encoding gluconate:H+ symporter produces the protein MDLYLLGITLIAIVIVILGVSWWKWHAFISLTVASLFLAVFSGLPMDKIVGAYETGVGAVLGHLIGILALGTILGKMMSDSGAGMQVADFFINKFGVKNLPWAMLLSGFIIGIPVFFEVGLVILLPLVISIRKSTKVNILLIGIPVLAGLSIVHGLVPPHPGAMTAIGIYNANMGQVLLYSLIIAFPTAVIAGPLFAKWVQKRVIPVGEPELIRVVTKSSGLPGTGVSFFIILLPVLLMVITVLAPYLPLPGSVEKFLLFIGSPVIALLISCFAAYYFLGYRQGMDKSLIKKLTEECLLPLASIILIIGAGGGFKQILIDSGVGTAIASMSEEISLSPIVLAFLVAGLIRIATGSATVALTTAAGIVSPVVANMTGVNLELLVIATGAGSLMFSHVNDAGFWLVKEYMGLTVKETFKTWTVMETLLSFVAFGLVLIFDIFI, from the coding sequence ATGGATCTATATTTATTAGGAATCACGCTGATAGCCATCGTAATTGTTATTTTGGGGGTATCATGGTGGAAATGGCATGCATTCATTAGCTTGACTGTAGCCAGTTTATTTTTAGCGGTTTTTTCAGGACTGCCGATGGACAAGATTGTAGGAGCATATGAAACGGGTGTCGGAGCGGTCCTTGGTCACCTTATTGGAATATTGGCTTTAGGGACCATCTTAGGAAAGATGATGTCCGACTCTGGAGCCGGTATGCAGGTTGCTGACTTTTTCATTAATAAATTCGGCGTGAAGAACCTGCCGTGGGCCATGCTTTTATCTGGTTTCATCATAGGCATTCCGGTATTTTTCGAGGTTGGTTTAGTAATATTGCTACCTTTGGTCATTTCCATTCGGAAATCAACCAAAGTGAACATCTTGTTAATTGGTATTCCTGTACTTGCTGGTTTATCGATCGTACATGGGCTGGTACCTCCGCATCCGGGAGCCATGACAGCTATTGGAATCTATAATGCAAACATGGGACAAGTACTTCTGTACTCATTGATCATCGCATTCCCGACTGCTGTAATTGCCGGACCGCTATTCGCAAAATGGGTTCAAAAACGGGTTATTCCTGTTGGGGAACCGGAATTGATTCGGGTGGTAACAAAGTCAAGTGGTTTACCAGGGACTGGGGTTTCGTTCTTCATCATCCTTTTGCCTGTATTGTTGATGGTTATAACTGTCTTGGCTCCTTATTTGCCGCTACCGGGTTCCGTTGAAAAATTCTTATTGTTTATCGGCAGTCCGGTGATTGCCCTATTAATCTCCTGTTTTGCTGCTTACTACTTCTTGGGATACAGACAGGGAATGGACAAATCACTAATTAAAAAGTTGACGGAAGAATGCCTGTTGCCATTAGCCTCCATAATCCTTATTATCGGTGCTGGCGGAGGATTCAAGCAAATTTTAATTGATAGTGGCGTAGGGACTGCAATCGCTTCCATGTCTGAAGAAATTTCTTTATCCCCGATCGTTCTTGCATTCCTTGTGGCCGGATTGATCCGGATTGCCACAGGTTCTGCAACCGTCGCTTTGACCACGGCAGCAGGGATCGTTTCACCGGTCGTTGCCAATATGACAGGTGTTAATCTAGAATTGCTCGTTATTGCCACGGGAGCAGGCTCACTTATGTTCTCCCATGTTAATGACGCAGGTTTCTGGTTGGTAAAAGAATATATGGGACTAACCGTTAAAGAAACATTCAAAACATGGACAGTCATGGAAACATTACTTTCCTTCGTGGCATTCGGTTTGGTTTTAATTTTCGATATATTCATTTAA
- the yppF gene encoding YppF family protein, producing MNIEVLILHYIQEKRQKPNHANELLDYIQNEYVNGKLSIFQYRSLCQDLYLRGAKQTSPG from the coding sequence GTGAATATAGAAGTTTTAATTCTCCATTATATTCAGGAAAAACGTCAAAAGCCTAACCATGCCAATGAATTATTAGATTATATTCAGAATGAATATGTAAACGGGAAGCTGTCAATCTTCCAATATAGAAGTCTCTGTCAGGACTTATATCTTCGAGGAGCCAAACAAACATCTCCTGGATGA
- a CDS encoding MFS transporter, translating to MLNGQKRWLYIAVPIFFFWFFGQIDKVGISIIQTDPEFLHALGMTGDDKNAKIGLLSFVFTIAYGVSNLFWGFIIDKLGARKTAIAGLFVWTLTMIMSGLANSYEMFLISRIILGFGEGMMIPVSGKFISNWFNKRELGRAQASWLTGNYLGPAMGAIVLVLVISLLHWQAAFFMLAAFNLFINIPMFIFMTRNTPEEHPRISKEELAFIRQTDDEVKETAASENKSFAQDYRFWIVWFGMLVCSFLFFGISIWLPTYLIEAKGFEKEGMSSITSLSWLFALGFVLACGFLADKTRRPSLMATILFSLTAVFLTVAIFIPNPILAGLCMGLAMGCQGGVFHLSNMLMVKYSTPETAGRAAGLIGFTNIMGGFSSYIMGWLRDLSGGDFSSSIAMLIFTAILGLAAYLFSIKREAAELRLSPIPVQKIQA from the coding sequence ATGTTAAATGGGCAAAAAAGATGGTTGTATATTGCCGTTCCAATTTTTTTCTTTTGGTTTTTCGGACAAATTGATAAGGTTGGCATTTCCATCATTCAAACAGATCCTGAATTCTTGCATGCACTCGGTATGACAGGCGATGACAAAAATGCAAAGATTGGTCTTCTATCTTTTGTATTCACCATTGCCTATGGAGTTTCCAATCTTTTTTGGGGTTTCATCATTGATAAATTAGGTGCCCGAAAAACAGCCATTGCCGGTTTATTCGTTTGGACACTCACGATGATTATGTCAGGCCTGGCAAATTCATATGAAATGTTTTTAATAAGCAGGATCATTCTTGGTTTTGGTGAGGGGATGATGATTCCGGTATCCGGCAAATTCATTTCTAACTGGTTTAATAAACGGGAATTGGGGAGGGCCCAGGCATCATGGCTTACCGGTAACTATTTAGGTCCGGCAATGGGAGCCATTGTTTTGGTGCTCGTGATATCTTTACTCCACTGGCAGGCAGCTTTCTTTATGCTTGCAGCATTCAACTTATTTATAAATATCCCGATGTTCATCTTTATGACACGGAATACACCAGAAGAACACCCCCGTATAAGTAAGGAGGAATTGGCTTTCATTCGCCAAACGGATGATGAAGTGAAAGAAACCGCTGCCTCCGAGAATAAGAGTTTCGCCCAAGATTATCGTTTCTGGATTGTTTGGTTCGGCATGCTTGTATGCTCCTTTTTATTTTTCGGTATCAGCATTTGGCTTCCTACCTACCTCATTGAAGCAAAAGGATTCGAAAAGGAAGGAATGTCGAGTATCACTTCACTTTCCTGGCTATTCGCTTTAGGATTTGTCTTGGCATGCGGTTTTCTGGCTGACAAAACCAGACGTCCAAGTTTGATGGCCACGATTCTATTTTCATTGACAGCAGTCTTTCTGACTGTAGCGATCTTCATCCCCAATCCAATTTTAGCCGGACTATGTATGGGACTGGCAATGGGATGTCAAGGCGGTGTGTTCCATTTAAGTAATATGCTCATGGTAAAATACTCAACACCTGAAACGGCAGGACGGGCCGCTGGTCTAATTGGATTCACGAATATCATGGGCGGCTTTTCGAGCTATATCATGGGATGGCTTCGTGACTTGTCTGGCGGGGATTTCAGTTCATCGATCGCCATGCTGATTTTTACAGCCATCTTAGGTTTGGCAGCTTATTTATTCTCCATTAAGAGAGAAGCCGCAGAGCTGCGCTTATCACCTATACCTGTACAAAAGATACAAGCATGA
- a CDS encoding IclR family transcriptional regulator: protein MASEEKEKEKYSANSLVRGLEIIKLFNEVQPSLSLSEIAKQLGVSRTVPYRLLFTLQNIGYLSQDEHTKRYSLTPKVLELGFSYLNSLKFQEIVQPYMENLRDEIGASCHLSILDGQEVVYVGSAPIRGVSAVNVNIGLRLPAHALANGKLLLAYQPKEMLMQMFKISNLTPYTDKTLTAPGEFQKQLDSIRQNGYSMTSGEFHPGIRSVAAPIFDRTGKVLAALNVVATESAYQEDFIDKIALPKLLEVSRQLSVYMGYSGVKPYQHEDV, encoded by the coding sequence ATGGCAAGCGAAGAAAAAGAGAAAGAGAAATATAGTGCTAATTCATTGGTTAGAGGATTGGAAATCATAAAGCTCTTTAATGAGGTACAGCCGAGTTTGTCTCTTTCAGAAATTGCAAAACAACTGGGAGTAAGCAGAACGGTACCATATCGTTTATTATTCACATTACAAAATATCGGTTATTTGTCTCAGGATGAACATACCAAACGTTATAGCTTAACCCCAAAGGTTCTTGAATTGGGATTCAGCTATTTGAATAGCTTGAAATTCCAGGAAATTGTCCAACCATATATGGAGAACTTGCGTGATGAAATCGGAGCCTCCTGCCATCTATCCATTTTGGATGGGCAGGAAGTTGTTTATGTTGGAAGTGCCCCAATCAGAGGTGTATCCGCTGTCAATGTGAACATAGGTTTACGGCTGCCGGCACATGCATTGGCCAATGGAAAATTACTTTTGGCATATCAACCGAAAGAAATGTTAATGCAAATGTTCAAAATATCAAACCTGACACCTTATACAGACAAAACACTCACCGCGCCGGGTGAATTTCAAAAACAGCTGGATTCAATCCGGCAGAATGGTTATTCGATGACAAGCGGGGAATTCCACCCTGGCATCCGTTCTGTTGCCGCTCCGATTTTTGACCGGACTGGGAAAGTATTGGCTGCGTTGAATGTCGTGGCAACTGAGTCTGCTTACCAAGAGGATTTCATCGATAAAATTGCCTTGCCGAAACTTTTGGAAGTTTCTCGGCAGTTATCTGTTTATATGGGATATAGCGGGGTTAAGCCGTATCAACACGAAGATGTCTGA
- a CDS encoding cupin domain-containing protein, with protein sequence MTKEAFSVKDFEKKYVARLKDRSLDWDVLKFQEEIDPAYRRAQMRYIGRGATANNDTNVIAGEHFTLSTMVLPPGCIGPLHLHDDVEEVFFILEGEVTALIQEDSYSEVHEIKLSARDCISSPPGVYRGIRNDGDVEARMLVMLGAVKPNLPTYPEGSDLEELRKQRAKEREAIIKD encoded by the coding sequence ATGACAAAAGAAGCTTTTTCAGTGAAGGATTTTGAAAAAAAATATGTTGCACGATTGAAAGACCGTTCGCTTGATTGGGATGTCTTGAAGTTCCAGGAAGAAATCGATCCCGCTTATCGACGCGCACAGATGAGATATATCGGACGTGGTGCCACTGCCAATAACGATACGAATGTAATTGCAGGTGAACATTTCACTTTAAGTACAATGGTGCTGCCTCCGGGATGTATCGGTCCTTTGCACCTTCACGACGATGTTGAAGAAGTGTTTTTTATTCTAGAGGGTGAAGTCACGGCATTAATTCAAGAGGATAGCTACAGCGAAGTGCATGAAATTAAATTAAGTGCGAGAGATTGCATCAGCAGCCCACCAGGGGTTTATCGGGGAATTAGAAATGACGGGGATGTGGAGGCGCGCATGCTCGTGATGTTAGGGGCAGTGAAGCCTAATTTACCGACATATCCTGAAGGCAGTGACCTGGAAGAACTGCGTAAACAGCGCGCTAAAGAAAGAGAAGCCATTATTAAAGACTGA
- a CDS encoding VOC family protein, with product MLGITHLRHISMITPNFDDQAEFYEKVWGLDRVDVPEEENTVYFRGAGPEHHILSLHKGEKRGLHHIAFGMVDKNAVDRAAGILQSKGVRIIEPAGYLDEAGAGYGLRFIDPENRVIELSAWVEVQTSIWSKKNVDPVKLNHVVMNTKNLDMIVEFYTDVLGFKVTDWSEHQMSFLRCNRKHHSIAFNQDEHASVNHIAYEVDSVDELMRGISNVRKAGLSELWGPGRHGPGDNIFCYFQDPGGFVMEYTCYLETIEDEAEWRARVWKRVPHLMDQWGIAGPPKPEARKAMGGDPDPGWVDSKIDDSIMAEK from the coding sequence ATGCTTGGGATTACTCATTTACGACATATAAGCATGATAACTCCGAATTTCGATGATCAAGCAGAGTTTTATGAAAAGGTTTGGGGACTGGATAGAGTGGATGTTCCGGAAGAGGAGAATACGGTTTATTTCCGCGGGGCTGGACCGGAACATCATATTTTAAGCCTTCACAAGGGAGAAAAACGTGGTTTGCATCATATAGCTTTTGGCATGGTCGATAAAAATGCGGTGGATCGTGCAGCAGGGATATTACAGTCGAAGGGCGTTCGAATTATTGAACCGGCTGGATATTTGGATGAAGCAGGTGCCGGTTATGGCCTGCGGTTTATTGATCCGGAAAACCGCGTAATAGAGCTTTCGGCTTGGGTGGAAGTACAAACGTCTATATGGAGCAAGAAAAATGTTGATCCAGTGAAACTGAACCACGTTGTAATGAATACAAAGAACTTGGATATGATCGTTGAGTTTTACACGGATGTACTTGGGTTTAAAGTTACAGATTGGAGTGAGCACCAAATGTCATTCCTGCGATGCAACAGGAAACATCACTCCATTGCCTTCAATCAAGATGAGCATGCGTCAGTCAATCATATCGCATACGAGGTCGATTCCGTGGATGAACTGATGCGGGGAATAAGCAATGTGCGAAAAGCGGGCTTGTCAGAACTTTGGGGACCTGGACGTCATGGGCCTGGAGACAATATTTTCTGTTATTTTCAAGACCCAGGCGGTTTTGTTATGGAGTATACATGTTATCTGGAAACGATCGAAGATGAAGCGGAGTGGAGGGCACGTGTATGGAAACGGGTTCCGCATTTAATGGATCAATGGGGGATTGCAGGTCCGCCGAAACCAGAAGCCCGCAAAGCAATGGGAGGAGATCCCGATCCAGGCTGGGTTGATTCTAAGATAGATGATTCAATCATGGCGGAAAAATGA
- a CDS encoding SDR family oxidoreductase, translated as MDLGLQGKVAVIMGGTSGVGLKTAEMFLAEGAKVAICGRSAERMESAQTQLLSFGEKADIFASTCDVTSKSDVDSFINGTAERFGGIDILVNAAGQSVMGHFFDITDEQWEEQIQLKFFAIIYAVRASHPHLLKRGGGRIININATLAKEPERHMIATAAARAGLLNLSKTLSQELAFDNILVNSVSLGLIRTDQWERRRLKNAPDMDPEEYYGDLAKKRNIPLGRVGEAEEVASVIVFLASDKASYVAGSTIETAGAIGKAL; from the coding sequence GTGGATTTAGGATTGCAAGGAAAAGTGGCTGTCATAATGGGCGGCACGTCGGGCGTGGGATTAAAAACAGCAGAAATGTTTCTGGCTGAGGGAGCGAAAGTGGCTATATGCGGCAGAAGTGCAGAGCGTATGGAGAGTGCACAAACACAATTGCTGTCATTTGGTGAAAAGGCAGATATTTTTGCATCAACATGTGATGTCACCTCAAAATCGGATGTGGATTCTTTCATTAATGGTACCGCTGAGAGGTTTGGCGGAATCGATATATTGGTGAATGCAGCCGGTCAAAGCGTGATGGGTCACTTTTTTGACATAACGGATGAGCAGTGGGAAGAACAGATTCAGTTAAAGTTCTTTGCCATCATATATGCCGTTCGTGCATCGCATCCTCATTTATTGAAAAGGGGAGGAGGGCGGATCATTAATATTAATGCAACGCTTGCTAAAGAACCTGAACGTCATATGATAGCGACTGCAGCAGCAAGGGCTGGTCTCCTTAATTTAAGCAAAACCTTGTCCCAGGAATTGGCTTTTGACAATATATTGGTTAATTCAGTGAGTCTTGGATTGATCCGGACGGATCAATGGGAGCGAAGAAGATTGAAAAATGCGCCTGATATGGACCCAGAAGAGTATTACGGAGACCTTGCGAAAAAACGGAACATCCCTCTTGGCCGCGTTGGTGAAGCGGAAGAAGTGGCCAGTGTCATCGTTTTCCTTGCTTCAGACAAAGCAAGTTATGTAGCGGGTTCGACGATTGAGACGGCAGGAGCAATCGGAAAGGCACTATAA